The Macrobrachium nipponense isolate FS-2020 chromosome 1, ASM1510439v2, whole genome shotgun sequence genome includes a window with the following:
- the LOC135219070 gene encoding melanization protease 1-like has translation MTLHPAYDSKTYVNDIASPKTEQPIPFDVKNTVSPICLPEDPNNKYGNTEVSICGWGRTIGKVIVTITIKVYFGRLCNETHSLKDEQAGYSLRILAENILPSYHGNIHCRIYANSCGKRNTKRIITGTETLPHEYPWQVGLIFSKLNPDVFCGGSIIGPYHILTAAHCIDKPNSTYGSSFRPLAVVGLHDYRKPLAATKYLNIAKMTLHPAYDSKTYVNDIAILKTEQPIPFDVKNTVSPICLPEDPNNKYGNTEVSICGWGRTIGSDGSSNSPILLHTVMTTMPNVNCAIRWFLLRFSFLMRKFVLVPLEKAKACPVDLWQKKHKTNYHGTETLHPTSIPGNVGLIFSKLNPDVFCGGSIIGPYHILTAAHCIDKPNST, from the exons ATGACACTCCACCCGGCATATGACAGTAAGACCTATGTAAATGACATTGCATCTCCCAAAACGGAACAGCCAATCCCTTTCGATGTCAAGAACACTGTTTCGCCAATCTGCCTTCCTGAAGACCCAAACAATAAGTACGGCAACACTGAGGTCTCCATCTGTGGATGGGGACGAACGATTGGAA AGgtcattgtgactattacaattaaggtttattttggtaGACTTTGCAATGAAACTCATTCCCTGAAGGACGAACAGGCCGGATACTCTCTGAGGATTTTGGCTGAGAATATACTTCCATCATATCATGGAAACATCCACTGCAGAatttacgctaatt CCTGTGGCAAAAGAAACACAAAACGAATTATCACAGGAACAGAAACACTACCCCACGAGTATCCCTGGCAAGTGGGACTTATTTTTAGTAAACTGAATCCTGACGTATTTTGTGGAGGATCCATCATTGGCCCTTATCACATCCTTACAGCTGCACACTGCATCGACAAACCAAACAGCACATA CGGGTCAAGTTTTCGCCCACTGGCGGTTGTTGGGTTGCATGACTACAGGAAGCCATTAGCTGCAACTAAGTACCTCAACATTGCTAAG ATGACACTCCACCCGGCATATGACAGTAAGACCTATGTAAATGACATTGCAATTCTCAAAACGGAACAGCCAATCCCTTTCGATGTCAAGAACACTGTTTCGCCAATCTGCCTTCCTGAAGACCCAAACAATAAGTACGGCAACACTGAGGTCTCCATCTGTGGATGGGGACGAACGATTGGAA gTGATGGTAGCTCTAACTCACCTATTCTTCTTCATACTGTAATGACAACAATGCCCAATGTCAATTGTGCAATAAGATGGTTTCTCCTACGTTTTTCATTCCTGATGAGAAAATTTGTGCTCGTGCCTCTGGAAAAAGCCAAGGCTTGTCCTGTAGA CCTGTGGCAAAAGAAACACAAAACGAATTATCACGGAACAGAAACACTACACCCCACGAGTATTCCTGGCAACGTGGGACTTATTTTTAGTAAACTGAATCCTGACGTATTTTGTGGAGGATCCATCATTGGCCCTTATCACATCCTTACAGCTGCACACTGCATCGACAAACCAAACAGCACATAG